From one Pseudobdellovibrionaceae bacterium genomic stretch:
- a CDS encoding S41 family peptidase, with the protein MSHRQPAGIKNRKYIRLGAPILVGMGVFLGVLSSASVTTWAKERYSELQLFAKVLNLVQQYYVEEVDTQKLIYGGIKGMLKELDPHTNFLEPNIYKEFESETAGEFGGLGIEITVQDGILTVISPIEDTPAFNAGVKAGDKIVEIDGDSTKGMTLVEAAQHMRGKKGTTVKLGIFRDGFERPKEFAIKRGTVKIRSVKVTDLEDGYVYLKLTSFIENSAKDMKSALKTFSKSNQKINGMVIDLRRNPGGLLEQAVEISDMFLKTGTIVSTKGRNEKEKEVIFAKQSGTMPEFPLVVLVDEYSASASEILAGALQDNKRALIMGQKSFGKGSVQSVVKLGDGSGLKLTVARYYTPSGKSIQAEGITPDVIVDNLSSDILEKAKAGKGRIKREKDIKGHLLGDKERASSKNGKGASKSVIEYWWADTGGSSKKNLSPRDTLLSEDFQVLQAYNYLRAWDVMRQFEGNPTLKK; encoded by the coding sequence GTCACCGTCAGCCGGCTGGTATCAAGAATCGAAAATACATTCGGTTAGGAGCCCCGATCTTGGTCGGGATGGGAGTGTTTCTCGGTGTTCTATCCAGCGCAAGTGTGACGACGTGGGCAAAGGAGCGCTACTCCGAATTGCAGTTGTTTGCAAAAGTTCTCAACCTGGTCCAGCAATACTACGTTGAAGAAGTGGACACCCAAAAACTTATCTACGGTGGCATTAAGGGGATGTTGAAAGAGTTGGACCCTCACACCAACTTTTTGGAGCCCAACATCTACAAGGAGTTTGAGTCCGAAACCGCGGGTGAGTTTGGTGGTCTCGGGATCGAAATTACGGTTCAGGATGGCATACTTACAGTCATCAGTCCTATCGAAGACACCCCGGCCTTTAATGCCGGAGTGAAGGCCGGCGATAAGATTGTGGAAATCGATGGGGACTCAACAAAAGGAATGACCTTGGTTGAGGCCGCTCAGCACATGAGGGGTAAAAAAGGTACCACCGTCAAACTGGGCATTTTCCGCGATGGGTTCGAGCGGCCAAAAGAGTTTGCCATCAAAAGGGGAACGGTAAAAATCCGCAGCGTCAAAGTGACCGATTTGGAGGATGGATATGTCTATCTGAAGCTTACGAGCTTTATTGAAAACTCCGCCAAGGATATGAAATCGGCTCTAAAGACCTTTTCAAAGTCCAACCAAAAAATAAATGGAATGGTGATCGATTTACGTCGAAATCCAGGTGGTCTATTGGAGCAGGCCGTGGAAATCAGCGATATGTTCTTGAAGACCGGCACCATCGTTAGCACCAAGGGGCGAAACGAGAAAGAAAAGGAAGTTATTTTTGCCAAACAGTCAGGAACCATGCCGGAGTTCCCATTGGTGGTTTTGGTTGATGAGTATTCTGCCAGTGCCAGTGAGATTTTGGCTGGGGCCCTTCAGGACAACAAGCGGGCCCTGATTATGGGTCAAAAGAGCTTCGGCAAAGGGTCCGTTCAATCGGTGGTTAAGTTGGGTGACGGTTCCGGCCTAAAGCTAACTGTGGCGCGCTATTATACACCCAGTGGAAAGTCGATCCAGGCTGAAGGCATTACCCCAGACGTTATCGTTGACAACCTTTCTAGTGATATCTTGGAAAAAGCTAAAGCGGGCAAGGGCCGAATCAAGCGGGAAAAGGATATCAAAGGTCACCTTCTTGGCGACAAAGAGCGAGCAAGCTCCAAAAACGGCAAGGGCGCCAGCAAATCCGTCATCGAATACTGGTGGGCCGACACCGGCGGGAGCAGCAAGAAAAATCTTAGTCCACGGGACACCCTACTGTCCGAGGACTTCCAGGTTCTCCAGGCCTACAACTATTTACGAGCTTGGGACGTCATGCGCCAGTTTGAAGGAAATCCCACCTTAAAAAAATAG